A part of Molothrus aeneus isolate 106 chromosome 10, BPBGC_Maene_1.0, whole genome shotgun sequence genomic DNA contains:
- the CRYGS gene encoding gamma-crystallin S codes for MSRAGTKVTFYEDKNFLGRYYECDSDCPDFHNYLSRCNSIRVDGGTWVAYERPNYAGNMYVLTHGEYPDYHHWMGLNDRLGSCKYIQIPSGGRGHIQVFEKGDFGGQMFEATEDCPSIMEEWHMREVHACRVLEGVWVFYEHPNYRGRQYVLPKGEYRKPVEWGAASPAVQSFRSISE; via the exons ATGTCCAGAGCTGGAACCAAG GTCACCTTCTATGAAGACAAGAACTTCCTGGGCCGTTACTACGAGTGCGACAGCGACTGCCCCGATTTCCACAACTACCTGAGCCGCTGCAACTCCATCCGCGTGGATGGAGGCACCTGGGTGGCCTACGAGAGGCCCAACTATGCTGGGAACATGTACGTGCTGACCCACGGGGAGTACCCTGACTACCACCACTGGATGGGCCTCAACGACCGCCTGGGCTCCTGCAAGTACATCCAGATC ccaAGTGGAGGCCGAGGCCACATCCAGGTGTTTGAGAAGGGAGATTTTGGCGGGCAGATGTTCGAAGCCACCGAAGACTGCCCCTCCATCATGGAGGAGTGGCACATGCGTGAGGTGCACGCCTGCAGGGTGCTGGAGGGCGTCTGGGTGTTCTACGAGCATCCCAACTACCGGGGCCGGCAGTACGTGCTGCCCAAGGGGGAGTACCGCAAGCCCGTGGAGTGGGGCGCGGCCAGCCCCGCCGTCCAGTCCTTCCGCAGCATCTCCGAGTGA